Proteins from a genomic interval of Pseudomonadota bacterium:
- a CDS encoding DEAD/DEAH box helicase, with protein sequence MTSFEDLGLGPTLLKALERAALTTPTPIQAKAIPLAIEGRDVLGLAQTGTGKTLAFGLPLVDALLAEPGKPQPKSVKALVLAPTRELVNQIAENLRPLVKGTKLRVSTVIGGQSINKQIGFLARGTDILVATPGRLIDLMDREAVDLSRTFQLVLDEADQMLDMGFIHALRKIAPHLGTPRQTMLFSATMPKEMEELSGAYLTDPVKVQVSPPGKAADKITQSLHFAEKAEKPELLRELLTDELTLVFCRTKHGAERLMKGLVADGYNAASIHGNKSQGQRDRALKAFKTGEINILVCTDVAARGIDIPGVSYVVNYDLPEVPENYVHRIGRTARAGREGEAIAFCAADEIGYLKGIEKLMKLEIPVAGGDRPEEAQPPHKKRSGGGGGGRRGGGARKQQGAKPAAQRASEGQPKGRGRRRPRRRKAA encoded by the coding sequence TTGACATCATTCGAAGATCTCGGCCTCGGGCCGACCCTCCTCAAGGCGCTCGAGCGCGCCGCTCTCACCACGCCGACGCCGATCCAGGCGAAGGCGATCCCGCTGGCCATCGAGGGCCGCGACGTGCTGGGTCTCGCCCAGACGGGCACCGGCAAGACGCTGGCCTTTGGCCTGCCGCTCGTGGATGCGCTTCTGGCCGAGCCGGGCAAGCCGCAGCCAAAGAGCGTGAAGGCGCTCGTCCTCGCGCCCACCCGCGAGCTCGTGAACCAGATCGCGGAGAACCTGCGCCCCCTCGTGAAAGGCACGAAGCTCCGCGTTTCCACCGTCATCGGCGGGCAGTCGATCAACAAGCAGATCGGATTTCTCGCCCGCGGCACCGATATCCTCGTGGCCACGCCGGGCCGCCTGATCGACCTCATGGACCGGGAGGCGGTGGACCTGTCGCGCACCTTCCAGCTCGTCCTCGACGAGGCTGACCAGATGCTCGACATGGGCTTCATCCACGCGCTCAGGAAGATCGCGCCGCACCTCGGGACGCCGCGCCAGACGATGCTCTTCTCGGCCACTATGCCGAAGGAAATGGAGGAGCTTTCGGGCGCCTACCTCACAGACCCCGTCAAGGTGCAAGTCTCCCCGCCGGGCAAGGCCGCCGACAAGATCACCCAAAGCCTGCATTTCGCTGAGAAGGCCGAGAAGCCCGAGCTCCTGCGCGAGCTGCTGACCGACGAGCTCACGCTGGTCTTCTGCCGCACGAAACACGGGGCCGAGCGCCTCATGAAAGGCCTCGTGGCCGACGGCTACAACGCCGCCTCGATCCACGGCAACAAGAGCCAGGGTCAGCGCGACCGCGCGCTCAAGGCCTTCAAGACCGGCGAGATCAATATCCTCGTCTGCACCGACGTCGCCGCCCGCGGGATCGACATTCCCGGCGTGTCTTACGTGGTGAACTACGACCTGCCCGAGGTGCCCGAGAACTACGTGCACCGCATCGGTCGCACCGCGCGCGCGGGCCGCGAGGGCGAGGCCATCGCCTTCTGCGCGGCCGACGAGATCGGATACCTGAAGGGCATCGAGAAGCTCATGAAGCTCGAGATCCCCGTGGCGGGTGGCGACCGCCCCGAAGAGGCCCAGCCGCCGCACAAGAAGCGTTCCGGAGGCGGCGGCGGAGGACGACGCGGCGGTGGTGCCCGGAAACAGCAGGGGGCAAAGCCCGCCGCCCAGCGCGCAAGCGAGGGCCAGCCCAAGGGGAGAGGCCGGCGCCGGCCGCGCCGGCGCAAGGCCGCCTGA
- a CDS encoding alkaline phosphatase yields the protein MTAQRLLLATALTSVLTLPAFPQDRPAKNVILMVSDGIGFNGWLAADYYQGLANAQSYQVMRPDGTMPVVLGLDHHALNLVDGAGRLLPSGEDVRLTGGAVAQGYDPMTRWQRFEATMRNDFGPNAERYTSYTDSAAAGTALMTGRKTSNGRLNLDWTGEEEFETIAQIAQIAQIAMVQGKSAGAVASVMLSHATPAAVIAHNISRNNYLEIANEMFASEPT from the coding sequence GTGACTGCTCAAAGACTGCTCCTCGCCACCGCGCTCACCAGTGTTCTCACGCTGCCCGCCTTCCCGCAGGACCGGCCCGCCAAGAACGTGATCCTGATGGTCTCCGACGGCATCGGCTTCAACGGCTGGCTCGCCGCCGACTACTACCAGGGCCTCGCCAATGCGCAGTCCTACCAGGTGATGCGCCCGGACGGGACGATGCCCGTGGTGCTCGGTCTCGATCACCACGCGCTCAATCTCGTGGACGGGGCAGGTCGGCTCCTGCCGAGCGGGGAGGACGTGCGGCTCACGGGCGGCGCGGTCGCGCAGGGCTATGACCCGATGACGCGCTGGCAGCGCTTTGAGGCCACCATGCGCAACGATTTCGGCCCCAATGCCGAGCGCTACACCTCCTATACCGACAGCGCCGCCGCGGGCACCGCGCTCATGACCGGGCGCAAGACGTCGAACGGCCGTCTGAACCTCGACTGGACCGGCGAGGAAGAATTCGAGACCATCGCCCAGATCGCCCAGATCGCCCAGATCGCCATGGTCCAGGGCAAGTCCGCCGGTGCCGTGGCCTCCGTGATGCTGTCGCACGCCACGCCCGCCGCGGTGATCGCGCACAACATATCCCGTAACAATTACCTGGAGATCGCGAACGAGATGTTCGCCTCCGAGCCGACGTGA
- a CDS encoding alkaline phosphatase, giving the protein MGPGHPLFDNSGNGVEPEDEDAYRFVGGSETLAAFISEAGLNGYDFFDAKADFEALAAGENLPERVVGVAQAGSTLQASREGLGAADTPSGMAFNPLTPDLATMSLGALNVLGQDEDGFFVMIEGGAVDWMGHGNNMERFIEEQIDFNLAVGAVIDWVETNSSWEETLLIVTSDHECGGIWGEGTWMNSVGGPVAADRSDEALLAARFDPAEDTFNEFLAVQDRGAGNMPGYQFASRNHTNELVPLWALGAGSELFAGFTRTDIEAAELWGTQYDWNGDYVDNTAVFHVMNEAMAAGDIAMVSQ; this is encoded by the coding sequence ATGGGGCCGGGCCACCCGCTCTTCGACAATTCCGGCAACGGCGTGGAGCCCGAGGACGAGGACGCCTATCGCTTCGTCGGCGGCTCCGAGACGCTCGCGGCGTTCATCTCCGAGGCAGGGCTGAACGGGTACGACTTCTTCGACGCCAAGGCCGACTTCGAGGCGCTGGCCGCCGGTGAAAACCTACCCGAGCGCGTCGTGGGCGTGGCGCAGGCAGGCTCCACGCTCCAGGCGAGCCGCGAGGGGCTGGGTGCTGCCGACACACCCTCTGGCATGGCTTTCAACCCGCTCACGCCCGACCTCGCCACCATGAGCCTCGGTGCGCTCAACGTGCTCGGCCAGGACGAGGACGGCTTCTTCGTCATGATCGAGGGCGGCGCGGTGGACTGGATGGGCCACGGCAACAACATGGAGCGCTTCATCGAGGAGCAGATCGACTTCAACCTCGCCGTGGGCGCCGTCATCGACTGGGTCGAGACGAATTCGAGCTGGGAGGAGACCCTTCTCATCGTCACCTCCGACCATGAATGCGGCGGCATCTGGGGCGAGGGCACGTGGATGAACTCCGTGGGCGGCCCCGTGGCCGCAGACCGCAGCGATGAGGCGCTCCTCGCCGCGCGCTTCGATCCCGCCGAGGACACGTTCAACGAATTCCTCGCCGTCCAGGACCGTGGCGCGGGCAATATGCCGGGCTACCAGTTCGCCTCGCGCAACCACACCAACGAGCTCGTCCCGCTCTGGGCCCTTGGCGCGGGCTCCGAGCTCTTCGCCGGCTTCACCCGCACCGACATCGAGGCCGCCGAGCTCTGGGGCACGCAATACGACTGGAATGGCGACTACGTCGACAACACCGCCGTCTTCCACGTCATGAACGAGGCGATGGCGGCGGGCGACATCGCCATGGTGAGCCAGTAA
- the rplL gene encoding 50S ribosomal protein L7/L12 produces MADLKKLAEDIVGLTLLEAQELKTILKDEYGIEPAAGGAVMMAGPAGGDAGGEAAEEKTEFDVILVAAGASKINVIKEVRGITGLGLKEAKELVEAGGKAVKEQVSKDEAEEIKGKLEAAGAEVELK; encoded by the coding sequence ATGGCTGATCTCAAGAAACTGGCCGAAGACATCGTCGGCCTCACCCTCCTGGAAGCCCAGGAGCTCAAGACCATCCTCAAGGATGAGTACGGCATCGAGCCCGCCGCTGGCGGCGCAGTCATGATGGCCGGCCCCGCAGGCGGCGACGCCGGCGGCGAAGCGGCTGAAGAAAAGACGGAGTTCGACGTGATCCTCGTCGCAGCCGGCGCCTCCAAGATCAACGTGATCAAGGAAGTCCGCGGCATCACCGGTCTTGGCCTCAAGGAAGCCAAGGAGCTCGTCGAGGCGGGCGGCAAGGCCGTCAAGGAGCAGGTCTCCAAGGACGAAGCCGAAGAGATCAAGGGCAAGCTGGAAGCAGCTGGTGCCGAGGTCGAACTCAAGTAA
- a CDS encoding pentapeptide repeat-containing protein has protein sequence MEDRKFRIRNDLCFVIMPFTSGWSDRIYRIIRELVEEAGYECQRADDLYGRVVLSDIWQGLNEASFVIADLTDQNPNVYYELGLAHTLGKEIVPILQANQDIPFDQKPFRILFYEDNADGYQVLRSRLPSWIEQMNFATTPEMMLRRGTVADFNGWRRLHPLRSLNAEDLSGLDLTGIDLKEAHLTDANLKNSNLQQADLERATLIRSNLEGSNLIRAKMTRCNASEARLAGANLREADLRWSIVLRPDLTGADLTDADVNGMTIDHASHAKYEMLFAQCKNIAGMTIER, from the coding sequence TTGGAAGACCGAAAATTCAGAATTCGAAACGATCTTTGCTTTGTAATTATGCCGTTCACCAGCGGGTGGTCGGATAGAATTTACAGGATCATTAGAGAGCTAGTCGAAGAAGCCGGATACGAGTGTCAACGGGCGGACGATCTCTACGGCCGGGTCGTCTTGTCCGACATTTGGCAAGGATTAAACGAAGCATCGTTTGTGATCGCCGATCTGACCGATCAAAATCCAAACGTTTACTATGAGCTTGGCCTTGCGCATACTTTAGGGAAAGAGATCGTCCCAATCCTTCAGGCGAACCAAGATATCCCCTTCGATCAAAAACCATTTAGAATTCTATTTTACGAGGATAACGCAGATGGCTATCAAGTTTTGCGATCCCGCCTGCCCAGCTGGATAGAGCAAATGAACTTTGCGACGACCCCAGAGATGATGCTAAGGCGCGGAACGGTTGCCGATTTCAACGGTTGGAGAAGGCTGCACCCTTTGCGTTCCCTCAACGCAGAAGATTTGTCGGGGTTGGATTTGACCGGAATTGACCTGAAGGAGGCGCACTTGACCGACGCAAATCTAAAAAACTCCAATTTGCAGCAAGCAGATTTGGAGCGCGCAACACTGATTAGGTCCAATCTCGAAGGTAGCAACTTGATAAGAGCTAAAATGACTCGATGCAATGCGAGCGAGGCTCGACTGGCTGGTGCAAACCTTCGCGAGGCTGATCTTAGATGGTCAATAGTTTTGCGACCGGATTTGACGGGAGCCGACCTAACAGATGCTGATGTGAATGGCATGACAATTGATCATGCATCGCATGCAAAATATGAGATGCTTTTTGCGCAGTGTAAAAATATTGCCGGTATGACTATTGAGCGTTGA
- a CDS encoding ATP-grasp domain-containing protein, translating to MIINLHGVPGEDGVIQGALECVGVPFLGSGVEASVVALNKHLTKLMASHIGVRMPGWMLVVNGLVQSRHGVDDDVRRFIEKPLRGGSSLSSRIVNPKDELPGTGRWIREEFVQGTDITVTIIEVDGQPRALPAVAISHGDEFYSEAVKTGSQWVRGVSANRPSALQPVFRNCEEVAIKLHSALGARHVSRCDFVLSSQTDEIHFLELNTIPGFSEVSNSAECAYAAGLSYDDFIALLVASSLQKRKNSVLSADV from the coding sequence GTGATCATCAACCTACATGGCGTGCCAGGGGAGGACGGCGTAATTCAGGGTGCTTTGGAGTGCGTCGGCGTTCCATTCCTTGGATCAGGAGTGGAGGCCAGCGTTGTTGCTTTGAATAAGCACCTCACAAAGCTGATGGCGTCACATATCGGCGTTCGGATGCCTGGTTGGATGCTTGTTGTGAACGGTCTAGTCCAAAGCAGGCATGGGGTGGATGATGACGTTAGGAGATTCATAGAAAAGCCATTGCGTGGAGGTAGCTCCTTGAGTTCGCGGATAGTCAATCCCAAGGACGAGCTACCAGGGACTGGCCGTTGGATACGCGAAGAATTTGTTCAGGGAACCGACATCACCGTCACCATTATTGAAGTGGATGGACAACCGCGAGCGCTTCCTGCCGTTGCGATTTCTCATGGCGATGAATTCTACTCAGAAGCCGTCAAAACTGGTAGCCAGTGGGTGCGAGGTGTATCAGCTAATCGCCCTAGTGCGTTACAACCTGTTTTCAGAAACTGTGAAGAAGTCGCAATCAAGTTGCATTCAGCACTTGGTGCGCGACATGTTTCGAGGTGTGACTTTGTGTTGTCTTCCCAAACTGACGAAATTCACTTCCTTGAGTTAAACACGATCCCCGGCTTTTCGGAAGTCAGCAATTCGGCAGAATGCGCCTACGCAGCCGGGCTTTCATACGATGATTTTATCGCACTCTTGGTAGCCTCGTCGCTTCAGAAACGAAAGAATAGCGTGCTATCAGCGGACGTGTGA
- a CDS encoding 3-hydroxybutyryl-CoA dehydrogenase: MNVTSIGVIGAGQMGSGIAHVMALAGYEVRLSDVSEDALAAARAKIEANMNRQVARQKIAETDRDAALALIVPAKGLADVGQTDLVIEAATERETIKQAIFEDILPHLKPETILTSNTSSISITRLASRTDRPERFMGFHFMNPVPVMQLVELIRGIATDEATFRTCESVVARLGKTSAPAEDFPAFIVNRILMPMINEAIYTLYEGVGSVRSIDTSLKLGANHPMGPLELADFIGLDTCLAIMNVLHDGLADTKYRPCPLLTKYVEAGWLGRKTQRGFYDYRGEEPVPTR, encoded by the coding sequence ATGAACGTGACATCCATCGGGGTGATCGGTGCAGGCCAGATGGGCAGCGGCATCGCCCATGTGATGGCGCTGGCTGGCTACGAGGTCCGCCTGAGCGACGTGAGCGAGGACGCGCTCGCCGCCGCGCGCGCCAAGATCGAGGCCAACATGAACCGGCAGGTCGCGCGCCAAAAGATCGCCGAGACGGATCGAGACGCGGCGCTGGCGCTCATCGTGCCCGCCAAGGGGCTCGCCGATGTGGGGCAGACCGATCTCGTCATCGAGGCGGCCACCGAGCGGGAGACGATCAAGCAGGCGATCTTCGAGGATATCCTGCCGCATCTGAAGCCAGAGACGATCCTGACCTCCAACACCTCGTCGATTTCGATCACGCGGCTCGCGTCGCGCACCGACCGGCCCGAGCGCTTCATGGGGTTTCACTTCATGAACCCGGTGCCGGTGATGCAGCTCGTGGAGCTCATCCGCGGCATCGCCACCGACGAGGCGACCTTCCGCACCTGCGAGAGCGTCGTGGCGCGGCTTGGCAAGACCTCCGCGCCCGCCGAGGATTTCCCAGCCTTCATCGTCAACCGCATCCTGATGCCCATGATCAACGAGGCGATCTACACGCTCTACGAAGGCGTGGGCTCCGTGCGCTCCATCGACACCTCGCTCAAGCTCGGCGCGAACCACCCCATGGGCCCGCTCGAGCTCGCCGATTTCATCGGGCTCGACACCTGCCTTGCGATCATGAACGTGCTTCATGACGGGCTGGCGGATACGAAATACCGCCCCTGTCCGCTTCTGACGAAGTATGTCGAGGCGGGTTGGCTCGGTCGCAAGACGCAGCGCGGCTTCTATGACTACCGCGGCGAGGAGCCCGTGCCGACGCGCTGA
- the rplJ gene encoding 50S ribosomal protein L10, producing the protein MDRAQKEKVVEELGQIFESSGVVVVSKYEGMTVAEMQDLRAKLREAGGSVRVAKNRLAKIALQGKAVESIAQHLEGMTVLAYSEDPVAAAKAVKAFTKENKKLEVLGGAMGETALDAAGVDAVAEMPSREELIASIVGAIGAPASNIAGAIGAPASNIASILSTIEERAEAA; encoded by the coding sequence GTGGATAGAGCCCAGAAAGAGAAAGTGGTCGAGGAACTCGGCCAGATCTTCGAAAGCTCTGGCGTTGTCGTCGTATCCAAATACGAAGGCATGACAGTTGCAGAGATGCAGGACCTGCGCGCGAAGCTTCGCGAAGCGGGTGGGTCCGTGCGCGTTGCCAAGAACAGGCTCGCCAAGATCGCCCTCCAGGGCAAGGCGGTGGAATCCATCGCCCAGCACCTGGAAGGCATGACCGTCCTCGCCTATTCCGAAGATCCCGTCGCGGCCGCCAAGGCCGTGAAGGCCTTCACCAAAGAGAACAAGAAGCTCGAAGTTCTCGGCGGAGCCATGGGTGAGACGGCGCTCGACGCCGCCGGTGTCGACGCAGTGGCCGAAATGCCGTCCCGCGAGGAGCTCATCGCTTCCATCGTGGGCGCCATCGGCGCACCTGCCTCGAACATCGCCGGCGCCATTGGCGCACCTGCATCCAACATCGCAAGCATCCTGTCGACGATCGAGGAGCGGGCCGAAGCGGCCTGA